One segment of Sinorhizobium sp. BG8 DNA contains the following:
- a CDS encoding quinone-dependent dihydroorotate dehydrogenase: MISALSDIARKGLFLFDPEAAHGFSIAALKSGLVPACAASADPRLAQTVAGLRFTNPLGMAAGYDKNAEVPEALLRLGFGFTEIGTVTPKPQPGNPKPRIFRLTADEAVINRLGFNNEGHAAALRRLRACSADALIGVNIGANKDSADRIADYVAGVRTFYDVARYFTVNISSPNTPGLRDLQARESLAALLSATLSCRDELAEQTGTRVPVFLKIAPDLPEEGLDDIAAEALAHDLDGLIVSNTTLSRDGLTDRTHASEAGGLSGKPLFDKSTTVLAKMRRRVGRDMPIIGVGGVNSAETAAEKIRAGADLVQLYSCMVYAGPGLPSAIVKGLSRICDRERLGSIRDIRDSRVEAWASRLL; this comes from the coding sequence ATGATTTCCGCGCTCTCCGATATCGCCCGCAAGGGGCTTTTCCTCTTCGACCCTGAAGCGGCGCACGGCTTTTCGATTGCAGCGCTGAAGAGCGGGCTCGTTCCCGCCTGCGCCGCGTCTGCCGATCCGCGCCTCGCGCAAACGGTGGCGGGACTTCGCTTTACCAATCCCCTCGGCATGGCCGCGGGCTACGACAAGAATGCCGAAGTGCCGGAAGCGCTGCTTCGCCTCGGCTTCGGTTTCACCGAGATCGGCACCGTCACGCCCAAGCCGCAGCCGGGCAATCCCAAACCGCGGATTTTCCGCCTTACTGCGGACGAGGCCGTCATCAATCGCCTCGGCTTCAACAACGAGGGTCATGCGGCCGCGCTTCGCCGTCTCAGGGCCTGCTCGGCAGATGCCCTGATCGGCGTCAACATCGGCGCGAACAAGGACAGCGCCGACCGTATCGCCGACTACGTCGCCGGCGTCCGAACCTTCTACGACGTCGCCCGCTACTTCACCGTCAACATCTCCTCGCCGAATACGCCAGGTCTTCGCGACCTGCAGGCGCGCGAAAGCCTTGCAGCACTCCTGTCGGCAACGCTTTCCTGCCGCGACGAACTCGCCGAACAGACCGGAACGCGGGTGCCGGTGTTCCTGAAGATCGCGCCCGACCTCCCGGAGGAAGGGCTGGACGATATCGCGGCCGAGGCGCTCGCGCATGACCTGGACGGGTTGATCGTTTCGAACACGACGCTTTCGCGCGATGGCCTCACGGACCGCACCCATGCCAGCGAGGCCGGCGGGCTCTCCGGCAAGCCGCTCTTCGACAAGTCCACCACGGTGCTCGCCAAGATGCGCCGCCGCGTCGGCAGGGACATGCCGATCATCGGTGTCGGCGGCGTCAACTCGGCGGAGACTGCAGCGGAAAAGATCCGTGCGGGCGCCGACCTAGTTCAGCTCTACTCATGCATGGTCTATGCCGGTCCGGGCCTGCCATCGGCGATCGTCAAGGGGCTTTCCCGGATCTGCGACCGCGAGAGGCTCGGCTCGATCCGCGATATCCGCGACAGCCGCGTGGAGGCCTGGGCAAGCCGGCTTCTCTGA
- a CDS encoding DUF952 domain-containing protein, producing MTRIVYKIVPASLWRSARESGVFEGAPVDLADGYIHFSTANQVKETAARHFGGQTDLLLVAVDADSLGEKLLFEASRGGDLFPHLYAPLAVSAVIWEKPLPLGADGAHVFPELEA from the coding sequence ATGACAAGAATAGTTTACAAGATTGTTCCGGCAAGTCTGTGGCGCAGCGCGCGTGAGAGCGGTGTGTTCGAGGGCGCTCCCGTGGACCTCGCAGACGGCTACATCCACTTTTCCACCGCGAACCAGGTCAAGGAAACTGCGGCCCGGCATTTCGGAGGCCAGACGGACCTCCTGCTCGTCGCCGTGGACGCGGACTCACTCGGCGAAAAGCTGCTCTTCGAAGCCTCGCGCGGCGGCGACCTGTTTCCGCATCTTTACGCCCCCCTGGCGGTTTCCGCCGTCATCTGGGAAAAGCCGCTGCCGCTCGGTGCTGATGGCGCGCACGTCTTTCCGGAGCTCGAGGCATGA
- a CDS encoding response regulator transcription factor has translation MTSDMTIIIADDHPLFRGALRQAVLGMEGDPAIVEAGDFESARTAAAANPDADLLLLDISMPGASGLSGLISLRAEFQGLPVVIVSASDDGATIRRAIDLGASGFISKSATIDGIREAISAVLAGGIYTPDGYERGMEQDAEIADLINRLRTLTPQQSRVLGMLAEGLLNKQIAYELGVSEATIKAHVSAILLKLNVDSRTQAVIQLARIGSAQAAA, from the coding sequence ATGACATCAGACATGACCATCATCATTGCGGACGATCATCCCCTTTTCCGGGGTGCGCTGCGCCAGGCAGTGCTCGGCATGGAGGGCGATCCGGCCATCGTCGAGGCAGGTGATTTCGAATCCGCGCGCACTGCGGCCGCCGCCAATCCGGATGCCGATCTGCTTCTTCTCGATATCTCCATGCCCGGGGCGAGCGGCCTTTCGGGACTGATCTCGCTTCGCGCGGAATTCCAGGGGCTTCCCGTGGTGATCGTCTCAGCCAGCGATGATGGTGCGACGATCCGGCGGGCAATCGATCTCGGCGCGTCGGGCTTCATCTCGAAATCAGCCACCATTGACGGCATTCGCGAAGCGATATCCGCCGTGCTTGCCGGCGGCATCTACACGCCGGATGGTTATGAGCGCGGAATGGAGCAGGACGCGGAGATCGCCGATCTCATCAACCGCTTGCGGACGCTTACGCCGCAGCAGTCGCGCGTGCTCGGCATGCTCGCGGAAGGTCTTCTGAACAAGCAGATCGCCTACGAACTCGGCGTGTCCGAGGCAACGATCAAGGCGCATGTCTCGGCAATCTTGCTCAAGCTGAACGTCGACAGCCGCACGCAGGCGGTCATCCAGCTTGCTCGCATCGGATCTGCGCAGGCCGCCGCCTGA
- a CDS encoding PAS domain-containing hybrid sensor histidine kinase/response regulator, with product MLPGWTTVVSALAYLLLLFAVASYGDRKSRTASVGPRGRPLVYALSLAIYCTSWTYFGGVGLATTHGLEFAGIYIGPILMFTLGMPLIRRIVALAKSERLTSIADFVAARYGKNPGVAAIVALISLIGAVPYIALQLKAVSSSVSVLVDTSGYGIAASGGLIDLPLVVTLVLACFAIVFGTRHTDATEHQDGLILAISMESLVKLLAFATIGFYVVYFMYDGLGDLWQKAAASQRVMSALEHETPIARWILLIVLSSFAIIMLPRQFHVAVVENRTEQELRMAGVLLPLYLVAINLFVLPIAVGGVLTFDGTGNPDLYVLALPHAGGQSMLALVAFIGGFSAATAMVIVASVALSIMVSNDIVIPVVLRRSLIGGGREQEDLSRMLLRIRRLAIFFVLLVGYAYYRAATANAGLASIGLLAFAAIAQIAPAMFGGLVWRQANARGAMAGMLSGLVVWAYLLFLPSLGVADNAVVAETVLGFLFPGSTIFTGENADPLVNATLLAMMINIGAYVVGSLTRNPTTLERLQAGVFIRSRPRLERAFRGRRTKVTVKDLKTTIGKYLGEERMQRSFHSYEQQAGRWLEDNAPADMALVYFSEQLLGSAIGSSSARLVLSLVLQRIDDTPSDTEWLLDQASEALQYNQDMLQTALNQMDQGIAVFDREANLTVWNRRFRQLLDLPEAVGQVGFPLSRIVAMLAERGDLAEDDVEAVTTKFMTFDLPFALVLSGGERILEVRANAMPDKGFVTTYTDITERVEADRALKRVNETLEQRVAERTAELTLVNTALAEARAAAEEANIGKTRFFAAAGHDILQPLNAARLYSSSLVERLGESDDRLLVHHIDSSLESVETILGAVLDISRLDTGAMKPRLQTVPLNDLLRRIETDFAPMARAKNLQLKVMPTSLSVRTDPNLLRRLVQNLVSNAIKYTRSGKVLVGVRRQGSHAYIQIADSGIGIPSSKFRTVFKEFARLDEGARTAPGLGLGLSIVDRISRVLGHPVDLQSTQGRGTSFKVRVPIEAAAKPHAPSVRASAPTTDEPLRGLRVLCIDNEPRILDGMCLLLSGWGCEPLQAESNAAVDALVAEGLRTPDAIIADYHLNDGTGIEAIDRLRTACNARIPALLVTADRTPEVRAEAEKLGILIQNKPVRPASMRAWLTQLPNVARAAAE from the coding sequence ATGCTGCCGGGTTGGACTACCGTCGTCTCGGCCCTCGCCTATCTGCTGCTGCTCTTCGCGGTGGCAAGCTATGGCGACAGGAAGTCAAGAACCGCGAGCGTCGGCCCTCGCGGGAGGCCGCTCGTCTATGCGCTGAGCCTGGCAATCTACTGCACATCCTGGACCTATTTCGGCGGCGTCGGGCTTGCGACGACGCATGGCCTCGAATTCGCAGGGATCTACATCGGTCCGATCCTGATGTTCACGCTCGGGATGCCGCTGATCAGGCGCATCGTGGCGCTGGCGAAATCCGAGCGCCTTACCTCCATCGCCGACTTCGTGGCGGCGCGCTACGGCAAGAATCCAGGTGTCGCGGCGATCGTCGCGCTGATCTCGCTGATAGGAGCCGTGCCCTACATCGCCCTGCAGCTAAAGGCGGTCTCCAGTTCGGTCAGCGTCCTGGTGGACACGTCCGGCTACGGCATTGCCGCTTCGGGCGGCCTCATCGATCTTCCACTTGTCGTCACCCTGGTGCTTGCCTGCTTTGCCATCGTGTTCGGCACGCGCCACACCGACGCGACGGAGCACCAGGACGGGCTGATCCTCGCGATCTCCATGGAATCGCTGGTCAAGCTGCTCGCTTTCGCCACCATCGGCTTCTACGTCGTCTACTTCATGTATGACGGCCTCGGTGACCTCTGGCAAAAGGCCGCCGCAAGCCAACGGGTGATGTCGGCCCTCGAGCACGAGACGCCGATTGCCCGCTGGATCCTGCTGATCGTCCTTTCCTCCTTCGCGATCATCATGCTGCCGCGCCAGTTCCACGTCGCCGTGGTAGAAAACCGTACGGAACAGGAACTGCGGATGGCGGGCGTGCTGCTGCCGCTCTATCTCGTCGCCATCAATCTCTTCGTGCTGCCGATCGCCGTCGGCGGTGTCCTGACATTCGACGGCACAGGCAATCCCGACCTCTACGTTCTTGCCTTGCCGCATGCAGGCGGACAGTCGATGCTTGCGCTCGTCGCCTTCATCGGCGGCTTTTCGGCCGCGACCGCCATGGTCATCGTCGCATCGGTGGCGCTCTCGATCATGGTCTCGAACGATATCGTCATCCCGGTCGTGCTGAGGCGCAGCCTCATTGGCGGCGGACGAGAGCAGGAAGACCTCTCGCGCATGCTGCTGCGCATCCGCCGGCTCGCGATCTTCTTCGTGCTCCTGGTCGGATATGCGTACTATCGCGCGGCGACAGCGAATGCCGGGCTTGCCTCCATCGGCCTGCTCGCCTTTGCTGCTATCGCCCAGATCGCGCCGGCCATGTTCGGCGGCCTCGTCTGGCGCCAGGCGAATGCACGCGGCGCCATGGCCGGCATGCTCTCCGGCCTCGTGGTTTGGGCTTACCTGCTGTTTCTTCCCAGCCTCGGGGTCGCGGACAACGCGGTGGTCGCAGAAACCGTACTCGGCTTCCTCTTTCCGGGATCGACCATCTTCACGGGCGAGAATGCAGACCCGCTCGTCAATGCCACGCTGCTGGCGATGATGATCAACATCGGCGCCTATGTCGTCGGTTCGCTCACCCGCAACCCGACGACGCTGGAACGGCTTCAGGCCGGCGTGTTCATCCGATCCAGGCCCCGGCTGGAGCGTGCCTTCCGCGGACGTCGGACCAAGGTGACGGTCAAGGACCTCAAGACCACGATCGGAAAGTACCTCGGCGAGGAGCGCATGCAGCGCTCGTTCCACAGCTACGAACAGCAGGCCGGACGCTGGCTGGAGGACAATGCGCCCGCAGACATGGCGCTCGTCTATTTCTCCGAGCAGCTACTCGGCAGTGCGATCGGCTCGTCGTCCGCGCGCCTCGTCCTGTCCCTCGTCCTGCAACGGATCGACGACACGCCTTCGGACACCGAATGGCTGCTCGACCAGGCAAGCGAAGCGCTTCAATACAATCAGGACATGTTGCAGACGGCGTTGAACCAGATGGACCAGGGGATCGCCGTCTTCGACCGCGAGGCCAACCTGACCGTCTGGAACCGGCGCTTCCGGCAGTTGCTGGACCTTCCGGAGGCGGTCGGGCAGGTCGGATTTCCGCTTTCCCGGATCGTTGCCATGCTTGCCGAACGCGGTGACCTCGCCGAGGATGACGTCGAAGCCGTCACCACCAAGTTCATGACCTTCGATCTGCCCTTCGCGCTCGTCCTGTCGGGGGGTGAGCGCATCCTCGAAGTGCGCGCGAACGCCATGCCGGACAAGGGCTTCGTGACGACCTACACCGACATCACGGAACGGGTTGAAGCAGATCGCGCGCTCAAACGAGTGAACGAGACGCTGGAACAGCGCGTGGCTGAGCGCACCGCGGAACTGACACTGGTCAACACCGCGCTTGCCGAAGCGCGCGCCGCCGCCGAGGAGGCCAATATCGGCAAGACACGCTTCTTCGCCGCTGCCGGCCACGACATTCTCCAGCCGCTGAACGCGGCGCGGCTTTATTCGTCGTCGCTCGTCGAACGGCTCGGCGAGTCCGATGACCGGCTCCTCGTTCATCACATCGATTCGTCGCTGGAATCGGTGGAAACCATCCTCGGCGCGGTGCTGGACATTTCGAGGCTCGACACGGGCGCGATGAAGCCGCGTCTTCAAACGGTGCCGCTCAACGATCTCCTCAGGCGCATCGAGACGGACTTCGCGCCGATGGCACGCGCCAAGAACCTGCAGCTGAAGGTCATGCCGACCTCGCTCTCGGTGCGCACCGACCCCAATCTCTTGCGCCGCCTCGTGCAGAACCTCGTCTCCAATGCCATCAAATACACGCGCAGCGGCAAGGTGCTCGTCGGCGTCCGGCGCCAGGGCAGCCACGCCTACATCCAGATCGCCGATTCCGGCATCGGCATTCCCTCCTCCAAGTTCCGCACCGTCTTCAAGGAGTTCGCACGACTGGACGAGGGGGCCCGCACAGCCCCCGGCCTCGGACTGGGCCTGTCGATTGTCGACCGCATCTCCCGAGTTCTCGGCCACCCCGTGGACCTGCAATCGACGCAAGGCAGGGGCACGAGTTTCAAGGTGCGCGTTCCCATCGAGGCCGCGGCCAAGCCGCATGCCCCGAGCGTGCGGGCGTCCGCTCCGACAACGGACGAACCGCTGCGCGGCCTCAGGGTTCTGTGCATCGACAACGAGCCCCGCATCCTGGACGGCATGTGCCTGCTCCTGTCCGGCTGGGGCTGCGAGCCGTTGCAGGCAGAATCAAACGCAGCGGTGGACGCACTTGTAGCGGAAGGATTGCGGACACCCGACGCCATCATCGCCGACTATCACCTCAACGACGGAACCGGCATCGAGGCGATCGACAGGCTCCGCACGGCGTGCAACGCCCGAATTCCGGCCTTGCTCGTGACAGCCGACCGCACGCCTGAAGTCAGGGCAGAAGCGGAGAAACTTGGAATTCTGATCCAGAACAAGCCCGTGCGCCCTGCCTCGATGCGGGCCTGGCTGACGCAGCTCCCGAACGTTGCCCGGGCAGCAGCCGAATAG
- the mscL gene encoding large conductance mechanosensitive channel protein MscL — translation MLNEFKAFIARGNVMDLAVGVIIGAAFSRIVDSVVNDLVMPIVGALTGGGFDFSNYFLPLSSNVTAPSLAAAREQGAVFAYGNFITVLINFLILAWIIFLMIKGVNRLRASVEKQKAEEAAPPPADVQLLTEIRDLLKTRPAV, via the coding sequence ATGCTCAATGAATTCAAAGCATTTATCGCCCGTGGCAATGTCATGGATCTTGCCGTCGGCGTGATCATCGGTGCGGCCTTCAGCAGGATCGTCGATTCCGTGGTCAACGATCTTGTCATGCCGATCGTGGGCGCTCTCACCGGTGGCGGCTTCGATTTCTCCAACTACTTCCTCCCGCTTTCGAGCAACGTCACCGCCCCGTCGCTCGCGGCCGCGCGCGAGCAGGGCGCGGTCTTCGCCTACGGCAATTTCATCACCGTCCTCATCAATTTCCTGATCCTCGCCTGGATCATCTTCCTGATGATCAAGGGCGTGAACCGCCTTCGCGCAAGCGTCGAGAAGCAGAAGGCGGAAGAAGCGGCTCCGCCTCCGGCCGACGTACAGCTGCTGACGGAAATCCGTGATCTCCTGAAGACCAGACCGGCGGTCTGA
- a CDS encoding pyridoxal phosphate-dependent aminotransferase, translating to MNIAASLSPRSLEAPESGIVELVNYARGRDNLIPLWVGEGDLPTPAFISEAATSALAAGETFYTWQRGTPELRRALSDYYRRQFGKSLSAEHFYVVGSGMQAIKLTIEALTSPGDDMVLLTPAWPNFAAAAELSGVRPISVPLEFRDGRWQLDLERLEAAITPRTKALFVNTPSNPTGWTATHDDLRALLSLARKHGLWIMADEIYALYHYGGGRAPSFLDIMEEGDRVVFVNSFSKNWSMTGWRVGWIVAPPQMGQVLENLVQYSTSGVAQFMQKGAVAALDHGDDFVRENIAKATKSRDLLCDALIATNRVETLKPDGAIYAFLKIDGVKDSRVAALDIVDKTGVGLAPGTAFGPGGSLFMRACFLRDTAQVAEAADRLSRYIAAL from the coding sequence ATGAACATCGCAGCCAGCCTCAGCCCGCGTTCGCTGGAAGCTCCGGAAAGTGGAATCGTCGAACTCGTCAACTACGCGCGCGGGCGGGACAACCTGATACCGCTGTGGGTCGGCGAGGGGGACCTGCCGACGCCCGCCTTCATCTCGGAGGCTGCCACATCCGCTTTGGCGGCCGGCGAGACATTTTATACCTGGCAACGTGGCACCCCGGAGCTGCGCAGGGCGCTTTCCGACTACTACCGGCGCCAGTTTGGCAAGTCTCTTTCGGCCGAGCATTTCTATGTCGTCGGCTCCGGCATGCAGGCAATCAAGCTCACAATCGAGGCACTGACGTCGCCGGGCGACGACATGGTCCTCCTGACGCCCGCCTGGCCAAATTTTGCCGCGGCGGCCGAACTCTCCGGCGTCCGGCCGATCTCTGTCCCTCTCGAGTTTCGCGACGGCCGCTGGCAGCTGGACCTCGAACGGCTGGAAGCCGCAATCACGCCGCGCACGAAAGCGCTCTTCGTCAACACGCCGTCGAATCCGACCGGTTGGACCGCGACCCATGACGACCTGCGCGCCCTTCTCTCGCTTGCGCGCAAGCATGGGCTATGGATCATGGCGGACGAGATCTATGCGCTCTACCACTATGGCGGCGGCAGGGCGCCTTCGTTCCTCGATATTATGGAGGAAGGCGACCGTGTCGTCTTCGTCAATTCCTTCTCGAAGAACTGGTCGATGACCGGCTGGCGGGTCGGCTGGATCGTCGCGCCGCCGCAAATGGGGCAGGTCCTCGAAAACCTCGTCCAGTATTCCACATCGGGGGTCGCCCAGTTCATGCAGAAGGGGGCGGTCGCGGCGCTCGACCACGGCGACGATTTCGTCCGAGAGAACATCGCCAAGGCGACGAAGTCGCGCGATCTTCTTTGTGACGCGCTGATCGCCACCAACAGGGTTGAAACGCTGAAGCCGGATGGCGCCATCTATGCGTTCCTGAAGATTGACGGCGTCAAGGATTCGCGCGTGGCCGCGCTCGACATCGTCGACAAGACCGGCGTCGGCCTGGCGCCGGGCACCGCATTCGGCCCGGGCGGTTCGCTCTTCATGCGCGCCTGCTTCCTGCGCGATACCGCGCAGGTCGCCGAGGCCGCAGACCGGTTGTCCCGGTATATAGCCGCGCTCTGA
- the galE gene encoding UDP-glucose 4-epimerase GalE, translating into MTVLVTGGGGYIGSHMVWSLIDAGEQVVVIDRLSTGFRWAIAPEARFYEGDIADRDLLRTIFAENAIDSIIHFAGSIIVPESVADPLAYYENNTVKSRALIAAAVEAGVKHFVFSSTAAVYGTPDSAEPVLESAALRPESPYGSSKLMTEIMLRDTAQAHDFTYTALRYFNVAGADPRGRTGQSTAGATHLIKVASEAALGKRNGMDVFGTDYPTPDGTCVRDYIHVSDLADAHLKALQRMRAGGTSLVANCGYGRGFSVLEVLDRVKAVSGVDFPVRISGRRPGDAVSIVANPAVAMREFGWTPKHDDLSFIVRTALDWEDHLAKRNQI; encoded by the coding sequence ATGACAGTTCTCGTAACGGGTGGTGGCGGCTACATCGGCAGCCACATGGTCTGGTCGCTCATCGATGCGGGCGAGCAGGTCGTGGTCATCGACCGCCTATCTACCGGATTTCGCTGGGCGATCGCACCCGAAGCCCGATTTTATGAAGGCGATATTGCAGACCGCGATCTGCTCCGTACGATCTTCGCGGAGAACGCCATCGACTCGATCATCCACTTCGCGGGCTCGATCATCGTGCCCGAATCGGTCGCTGATCCTCTCGCCTACTACGAGAACAACACGGTCAAATCGCGCGCGCTGATTGCTGCGGCCGTTGAGGCGGGCGTGAAGCACTTCGTGTTTTCCTCGACCGCCGCCGTCTACGGGACTCCGGACAGCGCCGAGCCGGTTCTGGAGAGCGCGGCTCTGCGGCCCGAATCGCCCTACGGTTCCTCCAAGCTGATGACCGAGATCATGCTGCGCGATACGGCGCAGGCCCACGATTTCACCTACACCGCACTGCGCTATTTCAACGTGGCCGGCGCCGATCCGCGCGGACGCACCGGCCAGTCGACGGCGGGCGCCACGCACCTCATCAAGGTTGCGTCGGAAGCGGCACTCGGCAAGCGCAACGGCATGGACGTCTTCGGGACCGACTATCCGACCCCGGACGGCACCTGCGTGCGCGACTACATCCACGTGAGCGATCTCGCCGACGCACACCTGAAGGCCCTGCAGCGCATGCGCGCTGGCGGCACTTCGCTGGTCGCCAATTGCGGCTATGGCCGCGGCTTCTCGGTGCTCGAGGTGCTCGATCGGGTGAAAGCGGTTTCCGGGGTCGACTTCCCGGTTCGCATTTCCGGACGCCGGCCGGGTGATGCCGTGTCCATCGTCGCCAATCCGGCTGTCGCCATGCGGGAATTCGGCTGGACACCGAAGCACGACGATCTCTCCTTCATCGTGCGCACCGCGCTCGATTGGGAAGACCATCTCGCCAAGCGCAATCAGATCTGA
- a CDS encoding chorismate mutase family protein: MVTTAAECRTMEEIRENIDRIDIALMQLFAERWSFIGRAAEIKSTLGLKADIPARVDEVRANARRNAGALGLDAAFYDDLWARLIQHSIEHEARVLGEN, translated from the coding sequence ATGGTAACGACAGCGGCCGAATGCAGGACGATGGAAGAGATCCGTGAGAACATCGACCGGATCGACATCGCGCTGATGCAGCTCTTCGCGGAGCGCTGGAGCTTCATCGGCAGAGCTGCGGAGATAAAGTCGACACTCGGGCTCAAGGCCGATATCCCGGCCCGCGTTGACGAGGTTCGCGCCAATGCCCGCCGGAATGCCGGAGCGCTGGGCCTCGACGCCGCCTTCTACGACGACCTCTGGGCCCGGCTCATCCAGCATTCCATCGAACACGAGGCCCGCGTTCTCGGCGAGAACTGA
- a CDS encoding M20 aminoacylase family protein yields the protein MTIHPNLINSMPELVAIRRDLHAHPELGLQEFRTSDLVARHLESYGYKVTRGLGTTGVVATLSNGSSKRSIGIRADMDALPILEETGLDYASKTPGLMHACGHDGHTTMLLGAARSIAERRNFDGTVHLIFQPAEENFGGARLMMDDGLFERFPCDAVFALHNEPGLPFGQFALREGPIMAAVDEARITVNGLGGHGAEPQETADPIVCGASIVMALQTIVSRNIHPLDPTVVTVGSFHSGSASNIIPERAEIVVGIRSFDPEVRDELERRIRLIAERQAESYGMTATVDYQRSYDATINHKAETDFLREVATRFAGEDKVVDLPRPFMGSEDFAYMLKDRPGSYFFLGGKVSDDDKSLHHPGFNFNDDLLPVGVAFWTELAETYLRPA from the coding sequence ATGACGATCCATCCGAACCTGATCAACTCCATGCCCGAACTGGTGGCAATCCGTCGCGACCTTCATGCTCATCCCGAACTCGGCCTTCAGGAGTTCCGCACCTCGGATCTCGTCGCGCGGCATCTCGAATCCTACGGCTACAAGGTGACGCGCGGTCTCGGTACGACCGGTGTGGTGGCGACGCTTTCCAACGGCAGCAGCAAGCGGTCGATCGGCATCCGGGCGGATATGGACGCGCTCCCTATCCTCGAGGAAACCGGGCTCGACTATGCCAGCAAGACCCCGGGGCTAATGCATGCCTGCGGTCACGACGGTCATACCACCATGCTGCTGGGCGCCGCACGCTCGATCGCCGAGCGGCGCAACTTCGACGGAACGGTCCACCTGATCTTCCAGCCTGCCGAGGAAAACTTCGGCGGTGCCCGGCTGATGATGGACGACGGGCTCTTCGAGAGATTTCCCTGCGATGCGGTCTTCGCACTCCACAATGAGCCGGGCCTGCCGTTCGGCCAGTTCGCGCTACGCGAGGGGCCGATCATGGCGGCGGTGGACGAGGCGCGCATCACAGTGAACGGGCTTGGCGGTCACGGCGCGGAGCCGCAGGAGACCGCCGACCCCATCGTGTGTGGCGCCTCGATCGTCATGGCGTTGCAGACCATCGTCTCGCGCAACATCCACCCGCTCGATCCGACGGTCGTCACAGTGGGCTCCTTCCACAGCGGGTCCGCCAGCAACATCATTCCCGAGCGCGCGGAAATCGTCGTCGGTATCCGATCATTCGATCCCGAGGTCCGCGACGAACTCGAGCGCCGTATCCGGCTGATCGCCGAACGGCAGGCGGAAAGCTACGGCATGACGGCGACGGTCGATTACCAGCGAAGCTATGACGCCACGATCAATCACAAGGCGGAGACGGACTTCCTGCGCGAGGTCGCGACCCGGTTTGCCGGCGAGGACAAGGTCGTCGATCTCCCCCGCCCCTTCATGGGCAGCGAGGACTTCGCCTACATGCTGAAGGACCGGCCGGGCAGCTACTTCTTCCTCGGAGGCAAGGTTTCGGACGACGACAAGTCGCTCCACCACCCCGGCTTCAACTTCAACGACGACCTTCTTCCGGTCGGCGTAGCGTTCTGGACCGAACTGGCCGAAACCTATCTGCGTCCGGCCTGA
- a CDS encoding ABC transporter permease subunit (The N-terminal region of this protein, as described by TIGR01726, is a three transmembrane segment that identifies a subfamily of ABC transporter permease subunits, which specificities that include histidine, arginine, glutamine, glutamate, L-cystine (sic), the opines (in Agrobacterium) octopine and nopaline, etc.) — MTDQTVAAVALTELPTRQSFLKPHRIVLMTIAAVLLGCIVVYMRWDWVPKYSGKLAWGVVVTLAMLASTSILGFLLAVPIGLVQVTGPRPLKWLANGFCTIVRGTPLLLQLWLLYYGLGSLFPQFPWIRTSFLWPYLREAWPYGVTALTISFAAYEGEVMRGAFAGVPPGELEAARAYGMGRWTLFRRIWLPRAIHRALPTLNGETVLQLKATPLVATITVIDVYAVISKVRQETYITYEPLLLLALIYLCLTAILVVGFRYFENRIPTRGA; from the coding sequence ATGACCGACCAGACCGTCGCCGCCGTAGCGCTCACCGAACTCCCGACCAGGCAGAGCTTCCTCAAGCCGCACCGCATCGTGCTGATGACAATCGCCGCGGTTCTTCTCGGCTGCATCGTCGTCTACATGCGCTGGGACTGGGTGCCGAAATATTCCGGCAAGCTCGCCTGGGGCGTGGTCGTAACACTCGCCATGCTCGCCAGCACCTCGATCCTGGGATTCCTCCTTGCCGTACCGATCGGGCTCGTGCAGGTCACTGGCCCCCGTCCGCTCAAGTGGCTCGCGAACGGCTTCTGCACGATCGTGCGCGGCACGCCGCTGCTCCTGCAGCTCTGGTTGCTCTACTACGGTCTCGGGTCGCTCTTCCCGCAATTCCCCTGGATCCGTACATCCTTCCTGTGGCCCTACCTCAGAGAGGCATGGCCCTACGGCGTCACGGCCCTGACGATCTCGTTCGCAGCCTACGAGGGAGAAGTAATGCGCGGAGCCTTCGCGGGCGTGCCGCCGGGGGAACTCGAGGCCGCAAGAGCCTACGGCATGGGCCGCTGGACACTCTTCCGCCGGATCTGGCTGCCGCGGGCCATCCACCGGGCACTCCCCACGCTCAACGGCGAGACCGTGCTGCAGTTGAAGGCGACGCCGCTTGTCGCCACCATCACGGTGATCGACGTCTATGCCGTCATCTCCAAGGTACGGCAGGAAACCTACATTACCTACGAGCCTCTGCTCCTGCTCGCTCTGATCTATCTCTGCCTGACTGCCATTCTGGTGGTGGGTTTCCGCTATTTCGAGAACCGAATCCCGACGCGTGGTGCCTGA